One genomic window of Nitrosomonas sp. Is35 includes the following:
- the hflK gene encoding FtsH protease activity modulator HflK: MGLNDPQWGKNKGDSGPPDLDDVLRNVNKKINNIFGQKKGGGGDDGSGSNTPSPKPQSGSSIAMILGLLAVVWLASGFYIVDEGHRGVVLRFGQYVDTAPAGLRWHIPYPVEKVELVNVSQVRTVEIGYRNNVRSKVLRESLMLTDDENIIDIQFAVQFILNNPENFLFKNRNPDEAVLQAAETAIRQVIGKSKMDYVLYEGREQVAANATQLMQKILDRYEIGISISRVTMQNAQPPEQVQAAFDDAVKAGQDRERQKNEGQAYANDVIPRAVGNAARLIQESEGYKQRVIVSAEGDASRFEQILAEYSKAPKVTRERLYLDMMQQVLSNTSKVIVDQKSGNNLLYLPLDKLINMSGAPSSVSPVAVQPMMQEATSEGSSVRARESFRSREREAR, translated from the coding sequence ATGGGATTAAATGATCCACAATGGGGAAAAAACAAAGGTGATTCTGGACCGCCGGATCTGGATGACGTACTGCGTAATGTCAACAAAAAGATCAATAATATTTTCGGGCAAAAAAAAGGCGGCGGAGGCGATGACGGCTCTGGTTCTAACACTCCAAGCCCCAAGCCGCAAAGTGGCAGTAGCATTGCAATGATTCTTGGTTTGCTTGCGGTAGTCTGGTTAGCAAGCGGATTTTATATCGTGGATGAAGGGCATAGAGGCGTTGTGTTGCGTTTCGGCCAGTATGTGGATACCGCGCCGGCAGGCTTGCGGTGGCATATACCTTACCCAGTTGAAAAAGTAGAATTAGTGAACGTCAGTCAAGTTCGTACGGTTGAAATTGGTTATCGTAACAATGTGCGCAGTAAAGTATTGCGGGAATCATTGATGTTAACCGATGATGAAAACATCATCGATATTCAATTTGCGGTGCAATTCATATTGAATAACCCGGAAAATTTCCTATTTAAGAATAGGAATCCTGACGAAGCTGTTTTGCAAGCGGCAGAAACGGCAATCCGTCAAGTAATCGGTAAAAGTAAAATGGACTATGTTCTTTACGAAGGCCGTGAGCAAGTTGCAGCTAATGCAACGCAATTAATGCAGAAGATTTTGGATCGTTATGAGATTGGTATTTCGATCAGCAGAGTGACGATGCAAAACGCGCAACCACCTGAGCAAGTTCAAGCAGCCTTTGACGATGCGGTTAAAGCCGGTCAAGACAGAGAACGGCAAAAGAACGAAGGCCAGGCTTATGCCAATGACGTGATTCCAAGAGCGGTGGGTAATGCGGCTCGGTTGATTCAGGAGTCAGAGGGTTATAAACAACGTGTGATTGTCAGTGCGGAGGGCGATGCCAGCCGTTTTGAACAGATTCTTGCTGAATATAGTAAAGCGCCGAAAGTTACGCGTGAACGTTTATATCTGGACATGATGCAGCAAGTGCTTTCTAACACCAGCAAGGTTATTGTTGATCAGAAAAGCGGTAACAATCTTTTGTACTTGCCATTGGATAAATTGATTAATATGAGCGGAGCGCCATCATCGGTTTCACCTGTAGCCGTGCAGCCTATGATGCAGGAAGCGACATCTGAGGGTAGCAGTGTGCGGGCTCGAGAATCTTTTCGCAGTCGCGAACGGGAGGCAAGATAG
- the hflX gene encoding GTPase HflX: MLESGMDRANAAIAAILVGIDFGSSTHADSLQELQQLAISAGLQVVAILEGKRSRPDPTTYIGSGKVDEIARLSSLNNATLVVFNHDLSPAQQRNLALRLNCNVIDRTSLILDIFAQRAKSHEGKLQVELAQLEHLVTRLVRGWTHLERQKGGIGLRGPGETQLETDRRLIRKRVKLLKEKLATLQRQRTVQRRSRQRTNVLSVSIVGYTNAGKSTLFNKLIRAQTYAADQLFATLDTTTRKLFLAGGGPVVISDTVGFIRELPHTLVAAFRATLEETVQADILLHVIDASSPNRDEQIEEVNKILREIGADTIPQILILNKIDLTDLAEASKGCTRDEYDRISRIRLSAKTGDGIALVRQALTEAAVENSKKLYEESTDIPKITGDCATVQELF, encoded by the coding sequence ATGCTTGAATCAGGTATGGATAGAGCGAATGCTGCCATTGCAGCGATACTGGTCGGTATTGATTTTGGCAGTAGCACTCATGCTGATAGCTTGCAGGAATTGCAGCAACTGGCTATTAGTGCAGGACTTCAAGTTGTGGCGATTCTGGAAGGGAAGCGTTCGCGGCCTGACCCGACAACTTATATTGGTAGCGGTAAAGTCGACGAGATTGCACGGCTGAGCTCGTTAAATAACGCTACACTCGTTGTATTTAATCATGATTTGTCTCCGGCACAGCAGCGCAATTTAGCATTGCGGTTAAATTGTAACGTCATTGATCGCACCAGTCTGATTTTGGATATATTTGCTCAGCGTGCTAAAAGTCATGAAGGGAAGTTGCAAGTAGAGCTTGCACAGCTAGAACATCTGGTGACCCGTCTTGTGCGCGGCTGGACTCATCTGGAAAGGCAGAAGGGGGGGATCGGTTTGCGTGGTCCGGGTGAAACGCAATTGGAAACAGATCGCCGCTTGATCCGGAAGCGTGTTAAATTGCTCAAAGAGAAACTCGCAACTTTACAGCGCCAGCGTACTGTGCAGAGGCGATCAAGACAGCGTACCAATGTATTGTCGGTATCTATTGTTGGTTATACCAATGCAGGGAAATCTACTTTATTTAATAAGTTGATCCGCGCACAAACGTATGCCGCCGATCAATTGTTTGCCACATTAGACACGACGACACGAAAATTATTTCTTGCTGGAGGAGGGCCGGTAGTCATTTCAGACACGGTAGGATTCATTCGAGAACTACCGCATACCTTGGTGGCAGCTTTTCGTGCCACACTCGAAGAAACTGTGCAAGCTGATATCTTGTTGCATGTCATCGATGCCAGCAGTCCTAACCGGGATGAGCAAATTGAAGAAGTGAATAAGATTTTGAGAGAAATTGGCGCCGATACGATTCCGCAAATTTTAATTTTAAACAAGATTGATCTGACTGACTTAGCAGAAGCTAGTAAAGGTTGCACGCGTGATGAATATGATAGAATATCGCGCATTCGTTTAAGTGCAAAAACTGGTGACGGAATAGCACTTGTAAGACAGGCATTGACAGAAGCAGCAGTAGAAAACTCTAAGAAATTATATGAAGAATCTACAGATATTCCGAAAATAACTGGAGATTGTGCTACGGTACAAGAACTTTTTTGA
- the hfq gene encoding RNA chaperone Hfq, with amino-acid sequence MGNKGQLLQDPFLNILRKEHIPVSIYLVNGIKLQGQIDSFDQYVVLLKNSVTQMVYKHAISTVVPARAVTIPIETLDTRDA; translated from the coding sequence ATGGGTAACAAGGGACAGTTACTGCAAGATCCGTTTTTGAATATATTACGGAAAGAGCATATTCCGGTATCGATATATCTAGTGAATGGTATTAAATTACAAGGGCAGATTGATTCATTCGATCAATATGTTGTGTTGTTGAAAAACTCGGTTACGCAAATGGTATACAAACATGCGATTTCTACGGTAGTGCCTGCAAGAGCCGTTACTATTCCCATAGAAACATTGGATACACGTGATGCCTGA
- a CDS encoding cytochrome-c peroxidase, whose product MKIRAVVASLLSIGALVTSINVSANEPIQPIKAAKVANADVVELGKMLFFDPRLSKSGFISCNSCHNLSMGGTDNIPTSIGHKWQQGPINAPTVLNASMNLAQFWDGRAKDLKEQAGGPIANPGEMASTHKVAVEVLQSIPQYRAHFAKAFGSDQVDIDRVTTAIAAFEETLVTPGSRFDKWLEGDKKALNAQEVEGYELFKSSGCAGCHNGPAVGGALYQKFGVHHPYKTASKAEGRKAVTGKDTDLNVFKVPTLRNIELTYPYFHDGAAATLEDAVKTMGKIQLDRDFNKKEIDSIVAFLKTLTGDQPDIKLPVLPPSNNNTPRSVPF is encoded by the coding sequence ATGAAGATACGTGCAGTGGTTGCGTCACTGTTATCGATTGGCGCTCTTGTCACTTCGATTAATGTTTCAGCCAATGAACCTATTCAGCCCATTAAAGCCGCAAAAGTAGCAAATGCTGATGTGGTTGAACTGGGTAAAATGTTGTTTTTTGATCCTCGTTTGTCAAAGTCAGGATTTATTTCATGTAACTCTTGCCATAATTTGAGCATGGGCGGAACGGATAATATTCCAACCTCGATCGGTCATAAATGGCAGCAAGGTCCGATTAATGCCCCGACCGTTCTTAATGCCAGTATGAACTTGGCGCAATTCTGGGATGGACGCGCAAAAGATCTGAAAGAACAAGCCGGCGGTCCGATTGCCAATCCAGGTGAAATGGCTTCAACCCATAAAGTGGCTGTCGAAGTGCTGCAATCCATTCCTCAGTACCGTGCTCATTTTGCAAAAGCATTTGGTTCCGATCAGGTTGATATTGACCGGGTAACCACCGCAATCGCCGCTTTCGAAGAAACACTGGTTACACCGGGATCGCGTTTCGATAAATGGCTGGAAGGTGACAAAAAAGCATTGAATGCGCAAGAAGTCGAAGGTTATGAATTATTCAAGAGCAGCGGTTGTGCCGGTTGTCATAACGGCCCGGCAGTTGGCGGCGCGCTTTATCAAAAGTTCGGCGTGCATCATCCGTATAAAACCGCAAGCAAAGCGGAAGGAAGAAAAGCGGTCACTGGAAAAGATACCGATTTGAATGTTTTTAAAGTACCGACTTTGCGCAATATTGAATTAACCTATCCCTACTTTCACGATGGCGCGGCAGCGACTTTGGAAGATGCCGTAAAAACCATGGGTAAAATTCAGTTGGACCGTGATTTCAATAAGAAAGAAATTGATAGCATCGTTGCTTTCTTAAAAACATTAACCGGTGATCAACCTGATATTAAACTACCGGTTTTGCCGCCATCCAACAATAATACCCCAAGATCTGTGCCGTTCTAA
- a CDS encoding RNA pyrophosphohydrolase — MIDRNGYRPNVGIILLNSKNEVFWGKRIRQNSWQFPQGGIKSGESPEQAMYRELSEEIGLRPNHVEIVGRTRDWLRYEVPDRWIRREWRGNYKGQKQIWYLLRLIGRDSDVSLRRSAHPEFDAWRWNQYWIELDSVVEFKRKVYKQALTELSRLLKTDSCPNQSIGAGYDQKILPKGSREILADRLEVNE; from the coding sequence ATGATTGACCGTAATGGATATCGCCCCAATGTCGGTATTATCCTCCTGAATTCAAAAAATGAGGTATTCTGGGGCAAACGTATTAGACAAAATTCTTGGCAATTTCCTCAAGGCGGCATTAAGTCGGGAGAAAGTCCCGAACAGGCCATGTATCGGGAATTAAGCGAAGAGATCGGGTTGCGTCCAAATCACGTAGAGATTGTCGGGCGCACTCGGGATTGGTTACGGTACGAGGTTCCTGATCGTTGGATCCGGCGGGAGTGGCGGGGGAATTACAAGGGGCAAAAGCAAATTTGGTATTTGCTGCGTTTGATCGGGCGCGATAGTGATGTTTCATTGCGCAGGAGTGCACACCCTGAATTCGATGCTTGGCGCTGGAACCAGTATTGGATTGAATTGGATTCGGTTGTTGAATTTAAACGCAAAGTATATAAGCAAGCACTCACGGAATTGTCGCGCTTGTTAAAAACGGATTCTTGCCCAAACCAAAGTATCGGAGCGGGATATGATCAAAAAATTCTACCCAAAGGATCGAGAGAGATCCTGGCTGATCGACTGGAAGTAAACGAATAG
- a CDS encoding proline--tRNA ligase, giving the protein MRVSQFFISTLKEAPAEAELISHKLMLRAGLIKRLGSGLYTWMPLGLRVLRKIENIVREEMNKSGAIELLMPAIQPAELWQETGRWDVFGPQMLKIKDRHEHDFCFGPTHEEIITDIARKEIKSYRQLPLNFYQIQTKFRDEIRPRFGVMRAREFVMKDAYSFHTNENSLMQTYQLMYETYSRIFTRLGLKFRAVAADTGAIGGSGSHEFHVLADSGEDAIAFCPDSDYAANIELANALFAQQERDTPDGDMQKVATPGKKTCAEVAEFLKVPLQKTVKTLAVKANDEIFLLLLRGDHQLNELKVRKIPFLSGFQMATEEDILRTTGTVPGYIGPVGIEARVIADQAVMNMSNFVCGANAEGFHLTQVNFARDLKLPDHVFDIRNVVPGDDSPDGKGKLEICRGIEVGHIFQLRTKYSEIMKANYLDESGQTQNMEMGCYGIGVSRIVAAAIEQNHDEHGIIFPDTIAPFQLTIVPIGLQKSALVKDTVEKLYQQFTDAQIEVLLDDRDERPGVMFADMELIGIPHRIVVGERGLKQSTIEYQGRTDQASQAVHIDEIFSFITAKLCKN; this is encoded by the coding sequence ATGCGCGTTTCGCAATTTTTTATTTCAACGCTTAAAGAAGCTCCTGCCGAAGCGGAGCTCATCAGTCACAAACTCATGCTCCGCGCCGGACTCATTAAGCGCTTGGGGAGCGGATTGTATACTTGGATGCCATTAGGTTTAAGGGTATTACGTAAAATAGAGAATATCGTGCGGGAGGAAATGAACAAAAGCGGCGCCATCGAATTGCTCATGCCCGCGATACAACCGGCGGAATTATGGCAAGAAACCGGCCGCTGGGATGTTTTTGGGCCGCAAATGCTAAAAATCAAGGATCGGCATGAGCATGACTTTTGTTTTGGTCCCACGCACGAAGAAATCATCACCGACATCGCACGTAAGGAAATTAAAAGCTACCGCCAGCTACCACTCAATTTTTATCAGATTCAAACAAAATTCCGCGATGAAATCCGGCCACGCTTCGGTGTCATGCGTGCACGTGAATTTGTCATGAAGGATGCTTATTCATTCCATACCAATGAAAATAGTTTGATGCAAACGTATCAACTCATGTATGAAACTTACAGCCGCATTTTCACCCGCCTCGGATTGAAATTCCGTGCCGTTGCAGCCGATACCGGCGCCATCGGAGGCAGTGGCTCCCATGAGTTTCATGTCCTAGCGGATTCCGGGGAAGATGCCATCGCGTTCTGCCCTGATTCGGACTATGCCGCCAATATCGAATTAGCTAACGCATTATTTGCTCAGCAAGAACGCGACACACCGGATGGCGATATGCAAAAAGTAGCGACTCCCGGTAAAAAAACCTGCGCCGAAGTCGCCGAATTTTTAAAAGTTCCCCTGCAAAAAACCGTCAAAACGCTTGCCGTCAAAGCCAATGACGAAATATTCCTTTTGCTGCTACGGGGTGATCATCAGCTCAATGAATTAAAAGTAAGAAAAATACCCTTTTTATCCGGGTTTCAGATGGCCACTGAAGAGGATATTCTACGCACTACTGGAACAGTGCCCGGATATATCGGCCCTGTCGGTATAGAGGCTCGTGTGATTGCCGATCAAGCGGTCATGAATATGAGTAATTTTGTCTGTGGCGCTAATGCGGAAGGCTTTCACTTGACACAAGTAAACTTCGCGCGCGACCTCAAACTACCCGATCATGTCTTTGATATCCGCAATGTTGTTCCGGGCGATGATTCTCCGGACGGCAAAGGTAAACTGGAAATTTGCCGCGGTATTGAAGTGGGTCATATTTTTCAATTGCGTACCAAATATTCCGAAATCATGAAAGCCAACTATCTCGACGAATCAGGCCAAACTCAAAATATGGAAATGGGTTGCTATGGTATCGGCGTCTCACGCATTGTCGCCGCTGCCATCGAACAAAATCACGATGAGCATGGCATTATTTTTCCCGATACCATCGCGCCTTTCCAACTTACGATCGTACCCATCGGTCTGCAGAAAAGCGCCCTCGTCAAGGATACCGTGGAAAAACTCTATCAGCAGTTCACCGATGCACAGATCGAGGTACTCTTGGATGATCGCGATGAGCGCCCCGGTGTCATGTTTGCCGATATGGAATTAATTGGTATTCCGCACCGGATTGTTGTCGGCGAACGAGGACTCAAGCAATCGACCATTGAATATCAAGGACGAACAGATCAAGCTTCACAAGCGGTACACATTGATGAAATTTTTTCATTCATAACGGCCAAGCTATGCAAAAACTAA
- a CDS encoding lytic transglycosylase domain-containing protein: MQKLISTVFFLFSSSFIHANNLQYEQLSASTQTITFHEKSDQAASYVEYAAVANSVTWLISMSRRLEKYIPDLIEREEFLRTVYYEATRAGLDPQLVLSIIQVESGFKKYAVSHAGARGYMQVMPFWTGVIGHQDHNLFHLRVNLRYGCTILRHYLNKEKGDYFRALGRYNGSLGEAAYPQLVFNKWQTVWRYSAS, translated from the coding sequence ATGCAAAAACTAATCAGTACAGTCTTCTTTCTATTCTCATCCAGCTTTATTCATGCCAATAATTTGCAGTATGAACAGCTGTCTGCCAGCACTCAGACCATCACTTTCCATGAAAAAAGTGATCAAGCGGCTTCGTACGTCGAGTATGCCGCTGTCGCTAACAGCGTAACTTGGTTGATCAGTATGAGCCGCCGATTGGAAAAATACATACCGGATCTGATCGAGCGGGAGGAATTTCTAAGAACGGTTTATTACGAAGCAACGCGGGCTGGATTGGATCCGCAACTGGTGTTAAGCATCATCCAAGTCGAAAGCGGCTTTAAAAAATATGCCGTTTCACATGCCGGTGCACGCGGCTATATGCAAGTCATGCCGTTCTGGACTGGCGTCATCGGTCACCAAGATCACAATCTGTTTCATTTGCGCGTGAATTTGCGCTACGGCTGCACCATTCTGCGCCATTATCTGAATAAGGAAAAAGGCGACTATTTCCGTGCATTGGGACGATACAACGGCAGTCTCGGAGAAGCCGCCTACCCGCAATTGGTGTTCAACAAATGGCAGACGGTTTGGCGCTATTCAGCATCCTGA
- a CDS encoding TlpA disulfide reductase family protein, whose product MEALRKMMKRNITVLFCLIVLLLSFPVQAFQFQDTTGKIHKLADYKGRWVLVNFWATWCPPCLKEIPDLIALYEQRKDVIVIGVAMDVDDPKVVMDFVKSMSITYPIVLGDRKIASQLDDVSLLPSTYFFDPEGNPAARQQGIISRESIEEFIESKSNKKSVNQQH is encoded by the coding sequence ATGGAAGCTCTGCGCAAGATGATGAAACGTAACATCACAGTATTATTTTGTTTGATTGTCTTGCTGTTGAGTTTCCCAGTGCAAGCGTTTCAATTCCAAGACACAACCGGGAAAATTCATAAGCTTGCGGATTACAAAGGGCGCTGGGTGCTGGTCAATTTCTGGGCGACGTGGTGCCCGCCCTGCCTGAAAGAAATTCCCGATTTGATTGCGCTGTATGAACAACGTAAAGACGTGATAGTGATCGGAGTCGCGATGGATGTTGATGACCCGAAAGTGGTGATGGATTTTGTGAAGTCCATGTCCATTACCTATCCCATTGTGTTAGGTGACCGGAAAATTGCGTCCCAGCTGGATGACGTTTCACTATTACCCAGCACCTATTTCTTTGATCCGGAGGGAAACCCGGCTGCGCGCCAGCAGGGAATTATTTCGCGCGAGAGTATTGAAGAGTTTATTGAGTCAAAATCAAACAAAAAAAGTGTTAATCAACAACACTGA
- a CDS encoding 2-isopropylmalate synthase, translating into MQEHLIIFDTTLRDGEQSPGASMTKEEKVRIAWQLERMGVDVIEAGFPAASNGDFEAVKAVADSVKDSIVCGLARAIEADIQRAGDALKGAQSARIHTFIATSPIHMKNKLRMSPDQVITQAVKAVQWARQYTDNVEFSPEDAGRSEIDFLCQILEAVIDAGAKTLNIPDTVGYTMPDQFGKLIHNLRERIPNSDKAIFSVHCHNDLGLAVANSLTAVMNGARQVECTINGLGERAGNAALEEIVMAVRTRQDYFPCDTKIDTTHIVSASKLVSGITGFPVQPNKAIVGANAFAHESGIHQDGVLKHRETYEIMRAEDVGWGANKLLLGKHSGRNAFRNRLMELGIELESEEMLNNTFMRFKELADKKHEIFDEDLQALVSDEVLVLQERYRLISLTVHCETGEVPYARIVISDDGKEMRAESQGSGPVDATFRAIETLLVSEAKLQLFSVNNITSGTDAQGEVTVRLQKSDRIVNGHGSDTDIVVASAKAYLSALNKLHSKLERAHPQV; encoded by the coding sequence ATGCAAGAGCATTTGATTATTTTTGATACAACGTTACGTGACGGTGAGCAAAGTCCTGGCGCATCCATGACGAAAGAAGAGAAAGTGCGCATTGCCTGGCAACTGGAGCGCATGGGTGTCGATGTCATTGAAGCCGGTTTTCCCGCAGCTTCTAACGGAGATTTTGAGGCAGTCAAGGCGGTTGCCGATTCGGTTAAAGACAGTATCGTGTGTGGCTTGGCGCGGGCGATTGAAGCGGATATTCAACGTGCCGGTGATGCATTGAAAGGTGCGCAATCGGCTCGCATTCATACGTTCATTGCAACATCGCCGATTCATATGAAGAATAAGCTGCGCATGTCGCCCGATCAGGTGATCACACAGGCGGTAAAAGCGGTGCAATGGGCACGCCAATATACCGATAACGTTGAGTTTTCTCCGGAAGACGCCGGCCGGTCGGAAATTGATTTTCTCTGTCAGATATTGGAAGCGGTGATTGACGCTGGTGCAAAGACATTGAATATTCCCGATACGGTTGGTTATACGATGCCCGATCAATTCGGCAAGCTGATTCACAATCTGCGTGAACGCATACCGAATTCCGATAAAGCGATCTTTTCGGTGCATTGCCATAATGATTTGGGGTTGGCTGTGGCCAATTCATTGACCGCTGTGATGAATGGCGCGCGCCAGGTTGAATGTACGATCAACGGCCTGGGAGAACGTGCAGGCAATGCTGCGCTGGAAGAAATCGTGATGGCAGTGCGTACGCGTCAGGATTATTTTCCCTGCGATACAAAAATCGATACTACGCATATCGTATCGGCCAGTAAACTGGTGTCCGGTATTACCGGTTTTCCGGTACAGCCTAATAAAGCAATTGTGGGTGCCAATGCTTTTGCACATGAATCCGGCATTCATCAGGATGGGGTGTTGAAGCATCGTGAGACCTACGAAATCATGCGAGCGGAAGATGTCGGCTGGGGCGCGAATAAATTATTGCTGGGAAAACACTCAGGCCGTAATGCTTTTCGTAACCGTCTGATGGAACTGGGAATAGAATTGGAATCCGAAGAAATGCTCAATAATACGTTCATGCGCTTCAAGGAGCTGGCGGATAAGAAACACGAAATCTTCGATGAAGACTTGCAAGCGCTGGTTTCTGATGAGGTGTTGGTATTGCAGGAGCGTTACCGTCTTATATCGCTCACCGTACATTGTGAAACCGGTGAAGTGCCATATGCGCGCATTGTGATTTCCGATGATGGCAAGGAAATGCGTGCCGAGTCTCAAGGTAGTGGTCCCGTGGATGCCACTTTTCGCGCAATTGAAACGTTACTGGTTAGCGAAGCGAAGCTGCAACTGTTCTCGGTGAACAATATTACCAGTGGAACCGATGCGCAAGGCGAGGTGACTGTGCGGTTGCAGAAATCCGACCGCATCGTAAACGGGCATGGCTCTGATACGGATATCGTTGTTGCTTCGGCAAAGGCTTATCTAAGCGCGCTGAATAAACTGCACAGCAAGCTGGAACGAGCTCACCCGCAGGTATAG
- the pssA gene encoding CDP-diacylglycerol--serine O-phosphatidyltransferase translates to MSDSLPERTVLKARLRRRGIYLLPNLFTTAALFAGFYAIVQAMNGNFEYSAIAVFIAMVLDGLDGRVARLTGTQSEFGAEYDSLSDMVSFGVAPALIVYEWALKEMGQWGWIIAFIYCACAALRLARFNTNIEVVDKRFFQGLPSPAAAALIAGLVWVTIDFQVQGSDIKGLASIVTLFAGLTMVSNIPYYSGKEFNLRRRVPFFTVLLLVLFFFVLIPSHPPLVLFILFAAYAFSGYFVKLWRFGRSKKNSETPGT, encoded by the coding sequence ATGTCCGATTCTCTGCCAGAACGTACTGTACTTAAAGCCCGGTTGCGGCGGCGTGGCATCTATCTGTTGCCCAATTTATTTACAACGGCTGCACTATTCGCCGGGTTTTATGCCATCGTGCAGGCGATGAACGGAAATTTTGAATATTCGGCAATCGCGGTATTCATTGCCATGGTACTGGATGGATTGGATGGCAGAGTAGCGCGATTGACAGGTACTCAAAGTGAGTTCGGCGCCGAATACGATAGCTTGTCGGACATGGTTTCTTTTGGTGTTGCACCGGCATTGATTGTGTATGAATGGGCATTGAAGGAAATGGGGCAATGGGGTTGGATCATTGCATTCATTTATTGCGCTTGTGCCGCATTGCGGCTTGCTCGCTTCAATACCAACATCGAAGTGGTCGATAAACGTTTCTTCCAAGGTTTGCCCAGTCCGGCTGCTGCTGCATTGATTGCAGGATTGGTTTGGGTAACGATTGATTTTCAAGTGCAAGGCAGCGATATTAAGGGACTGGCTTCTATTGTGACTTTATTTGCCGGTTTGACGATGGTTAGCAATATTCCATACTATAGCGGTAAGGAGTTTAATTTGCGCCGCCGTGTGCCGTTTTTTACAGTCCTGTTATTGGTGCTGTTCTTTTTCGTTTTGATTCCGAGCCATCCGCCACTGGTCTTATTCATTTTGTTCGCGGCTTATGCATTTTCCGGTTATTTTGTGAAGTTATGGCGATTTGGCAGAAGTAAAAAAAATAGTGAGACACCCGGTACCTGA
- a CDS encoding phosphatidylserine decarboxylase, which produces MAYYPHPIIAREGWLHIVIAFAVAIGSTELLGWLWALPFWTIALFVLQFFRDPPREVPKDPNAILAPADGRIVAVEKTQDPYLDREALKISVFMNVFNVHSNRSPVDGEVRDKWYFPGKFVNADLPKASLENERNALWIKTDRGADVTCVQVAGLIAKRILCHVSPGEHLSRGQRFGFIRFGSRVDVYLPLNTKINVNIGDKVSATLTILAEFREETKVVA; this is translated from the coding sequence ATGGCTTATTATCCTCACCCTATTATTGCTCGCGAAGGTTGGCTGCATATTGTGATTGCATTCGCTGTTGCGATTGGCTCTACAGAATTGTTGGGCTGGCTTTGGGCACTCCCGTTCTGGACGATCGCATTGTTCGTTTTGCAATTTTTTCGTGACCCGCCGCGCGAAGTGCCAAAGGATCCCAATGCCATATTGGCACCGGCGGATGGTAGAATCGTCGCCGTAGAAAAAACGCAAGATCCTTATCTGGATCGTGAAGCGCTCAAAATCAGTGTATTTATGAATGTGTTTAATGTGCATTCCAACCGGAGTCCGGTTGACGGTGAGGTGCGTGACAAATGGTATTTTCCGGGTAAATTTGTCAACGCGGATTTGCCAAAGGCTTCGCTGGAGAATGAACGCAATGCGTTATGGATCAAAACCGATCGTGGTGCTGATGTGACCTGTGTACAAGTTGCCGGGTTGATTGCAAAGCGGATACTTTGTCACGTATCGCCCGGCGAGCATTTGTCGCGGGGTCAACGTTTCGGCTTCATCAGGTTTGGTTCGCGCGTGGATGTGTACCTGCCGCTGAATACAAAAATTAATGTCAATATCGGTGATAAAGTGTCGGCGACACTCACCATATTGGCGGAATTTCGTGAAGAAACCAAAGTGGTGGCTTGA